One genomic region from Bacillus sp. SLBN-46 encodes:
- a CDS encoding DUF1189 domain-containing protein, which produces MNIFKQFIKSIYSPKDIALFRFQGIGKTILYVFFLTLISVLPAIIYFSTALTTGIDTAEKILTNESPDFSIKNGQLSAKTDVPVIINREDFTIIIDPTGTMTETDVENEGNAFALLKDEFVLTAAGRTDTSPYSMFEGLTKDEMLKFIDSIAGVKGVIIPVVSLLIYLFSSAASFIEVSVLALIGLVLKNLLGRKLNYRQLWRMAAYSETLPTLFFTIMAAIKTTVPNSALINWFVVIIVLYLAIKEIPRPKTVKRDAP; this is translated from the coding sequence ATGAATATTTTTAAACAATTTATTAAAAGTATCTACTCCCCAAAAGATATTGCTTTATTTCGTTTCCAGGGAATCGGGAAAACTATTCTTTATGTGTTCTTTCTAACATTGATTTCCGTTCTACCTGCCATTATTTATTTTAGTACAGCATTAACCACTGGAATAGATACCGCTGAGAAGATTCTGACGAATGAATCGCCTGATTTTTCGATAAAGAATGGACAACTATCAGCGAAAACCGATGTACCTGTTATAATTAATCGTGAGGACTTCACGATTATCATCGATCCAACTGGCACTATGACTGAAACCGATGTGGAGAACGAAGGAAATGCTTTTGCCTTGTTAAAGGATGAATTCGTCCTTACTGCAGCAGGACGGACTGATACATCACCCTATTCCATGTTTGAAGGTTTAACTAAGGATGAAATGCTTAAATTTATCGATTCTATTGCTGGAGTAAAAGGTGTTATTATACCTGTGGTTTCGCTGCTTATTTACCTTTTCTCTAGTGCCGCCAGCTTTATTGAAGTGTCCGTCTTAGCATTAATAGGTCTAGTATTAAAGAACCTATTAGGAAGAAAGCTCAATTATCGCCAATTATGGAGAATGGCTGCATATAGTGAAACGCTGCCTACGTTATTTTTTACGATTATGGCAGCCATTAAAACCACTGTACCTAACAGTGCGCTGATCAATTGGTTTGTTGTGATTATTGTTTTATACTTAGCCATCAAGGAAATTCCAAGACCAAAAACGGTTAAAAGAGATGCACCATAA